Proteins encoded in a region of the Stieleria neptunia genome:
- a CDS encoding M28 family peptidase, with protein sequence MIIRKTVPFLKSPSIPTVSALVVLCLTLWNVALPSVGLGQAPAATASVENASATVTETLRRDIRFLASEELRGRSVTDETIDVARDYLRERMESIGLELDSVAGGPFQRVEIAVGSEVRNESGNVCRIQIADQPAVQAGLADGFGPLGIGSDKQSVSAPVVFAGYGITSETHDYDDYQSIDARGAIVMLLRKEPGASDPDSPFDGVKNTRHAYFATKVINAIEHGAVAVLIVNDPDSTREAVQKVQNRIDQEQRRKEGLVEMLSNLPQQAVKNRAATAEKIAGTERMIAAMQAELTSARRGVLGIADAGTKSQQSKKIPVASIARDLADRMLRADGGASLEAVETQINQTFRPASRAMDSVTVELAVDLKPAIAVSDNVIGRLPGKGLLADQTLVVGAHYDHVGMGGFASMAPGTIAVHNGADDNASGTATMLACGAELKRRLAGADSHRTILFIGFTGEERGLLGSQRYVEAPVRPIENTTTMINLDMVGRLRDNELTVYGTGSASELERVVDTANREFRFNLFKVASGYGPSDHQSFYRVGVPVLFFFTGLHNDYHRPSDDFDKIDFGNLTRVTDMISGVAFRLAVLPQRPVYAETDPRVQIRRQMTAFMGIRISEQNGVVKVTEVTDGGPASKAGLQIDDQIQRIGRQAIRTTGDVLSWVRAHEPGDSFEIEVRRNANTVVLRGKLEKRS encoded by the coding sequence ATGATCATCCGAAAGACCGTGCCGTTTCTCAAGTCGCCCTCCATCCCAACTGTCTCGGCGTTGGTCGTTCTGTGTCTGACGTTATGGAATGTCGCACTCCCGTCGGTCGGCTTAGGGCAGGCCCCCGCTGCCACGGCTTCGGTGGAGAATGCTTCCGCCACAGTGACCGAGACCCTTCGCCGGGACATTCGATTCTTGGCGTCGGAGGAACTTCGCGGGCGGAGCGTCACCGACGAGACGATTGATGTGGCGCGCGACTACCTCCGTGAGCGGATGGAATCGATCGGGTTAGAACTCGACTCCGTCGCCGGCGGTCCGTTTCAACGTGTTGAAATCGCGGTCGGCAGCGAAGTCCGCAACGAGTCGGGGAACGTCTGCCGGATCCAGATCGCCGACCAGCCGGCTGTCCAGGCCGGGCTCGCCGACGGGTTTGGGCCACTGGGGATCGGAAGCGACAAGCAATCCGTGTCGGCCCCGGTCGTGTTTGCCGGGTACGGGATCACATCCGAAACGCACGACTACGACGACTATCAATCGATCGATGCCCGCGGCGCGATCGTGATGCTGCTGCGGAAAGAACCTGGCGCCAGCGATCCGGACAGCCCCTTTGACGGGGTCAAAAACACGCGCCACGCCTACTTTGCCACCAAGGTGATCAACGCGATCGAGCACGGTGCGGTCGCCGTTTTGATCGTCAACGATCCAGACAGCACGCGTGAAGCGGTGCAAAAGGTGCAAAATCGGATCGACCAGGAACAGCGCCGCAAAGAGGGACTGGTCGAGATGCTGTCCAACTTGCCGCAGCAAGCGGTCAAGAACCGCGCGGCGACGGCCGAAAAAATCGCCGGCACGGAGCGGATGATCGCGGCGATGCAGGCTGAATTGACGTCGGCCCGACGGGGCGTGTTGGGAATCGCGGACGCCGGCACGAAGTCCCAGCAGAGCAAAAAGATCCCCGTCGCTTCGATTGCCCGCGACCTGGCCGACCGGATGTTGCGTGCCGATGGCGGCGCGTCGCTGGAAGCGGTCGAAACGCAAATCAACCAGACGTTTCGTCCGGCCAGCCGAGCAATGGATTCGGTCACGGTCGAACTGGCCGTCGATCTGAAGCCGGCGATTGCGGTCAGCGACAACGTGATCGGCCGGCTGCCCGGCAAGGGATTGCTAGCGGACCAGACCCTTGTGGTCGGCGCGCACTATGACCACGTCGGGATGGGCGGATTCGCGTCGATGGCGCCGGGGACGATCGCGGTCCACAACGGGGCCGACGACAACGCCAGCGGCACGGCGACGATGCTGGCATGCGGGGCGGAATTGAAGCGTCGGCTCGCCGGAGCGGACTCGCATCGCACGATCCTGTTCATCGGGTTTACCGGCGAGGAGCGTGGGTTGTTGGGCAGTCAACGCTATGTGGAAGCCCCGGTGCGACCGATCGAAAACACGACCACGATGATCAACTTGGACATGGTCGGCCGACTTCGCGACAATGAGTTGACGGTGTACGGAACGGGTTCGGCCAGCGAGTTGGAGCGTGTCGTTGACACGGCCAACCGAGAATTTCGATTCAATCTTTTCAAGGTGGCCAGCGGGTATGGCCCCAGTGATCACCAGTCGTTCTACCGGGTCGGCGTTCCCGTGCTGTTCTTCTTTACGGGTCTGCACAACGATTATCATCGCCCTTCTGACGATTTCGACAAAATCGATTTTGGGAACCTAACCCGTGTAACCGATATGATCAGTGGTGTGGCATTCCGCCTGGCGGTGCTCCCCCAACGGCCCGTTTATGCCGAGACCGATCCGAGGGTTCAGATTCGTCGTCAAATGACAGCGTTTATGGGCATTCGAATTTCGGAGCAAAACGGTGTGGTGAAAGTCACCGAGGTGACCGATGGGGGGCCGGCATCAAAAGCGGGATTGCAGATCGACGACCAAATTCAGCGTATCGGCCGACAGGCGATTCGCACCACCGGTGACGTCTTGTCCTGGGTGCGGGCGCACGAACCGGGCGACAGCTTCGAAATCGAAGTCCGTCGAAATGCGAACACCGTCGTGTTGCGTGGAAAGCTTGAAAAACGCTCGTAG
- the yajC gene encoding preprotein translocase subunit YajC, whose product MIQPLLQFVPWTILADDVAPEVAEPKPFLLQLMENPLFPIAGIILIFYLTLIAPERRRKAEEAKRIAGIKKNDRVITSGGLHGTVVSAPSDSDVVTIRLDESGTLRVKVSRWALTVIEEKKPKDDAKD is encoded by the coding sequence GTGATCCAACCGCTGCTTCAATTCGTACCGTGGACGATTCTGGCCGACGATGTGGCCCCGGAGGTCGCCGAGCCCAAGCCATTTCTCTTGCAATTGATGGAGAATCCGCTGTTCCCGATTGCGGGAATCATCTTGATCTTCTACCTGACGTTGATCGCTCCGGAGCGTCGACGCAAGGCGGAAGAGGCAAAGCGGATCGCGGGGATCAAGAAAAACGATCGCGTGATCACCAGCGGTGGATTGCACGGCACGGTGGTCAGTGCACCGAGTGACAGCGATGTGGTGACGATTCGGCTGGACGAAAGCGGGACGTTACGGGTGAAGGTCAGCCGCTGGGCGCTGACGGTCATCGAAGAAAAAAAGCCGAAGGACGACGCGAAGGACTAA
- the lpxC gene encoding UDP-3-O-acyl-N-acetylglucosamine deacetylase, which yields MKLSRNQHSIASSCRLSGRGYWTAKKVEVAIHPAPVNTGVQLVRTDLPGHPSCPAHVSRRTDAQLRTNVAQDDAKFEMIEHLMAALYAMEIDNCIVEINGCELPGLDGSSKPFIDALATAGLVIQAGERRRLVIDQVITLREGSSWISAAPVPTGVSHFGYQLVFDQEGEISNQCYGFACTPTRFSRDVAPARTFVTESQAKALHARGVAQHVSYEDLLVFGADGPIDNSIRFKNECARHKALDLVGDLALVGVELVGKFISYRGGHRLNGRMAQALHDLAVQSQSRSQVGCFSDRRHAA from the coding sequence GTGAAGTTATCACGCAACCAGCATTCGATCGCTTCGTCTTGCCGGCTGAGTGGTCGAGGTTATTGGACGGCCAAAAAAGTCGAAGTCGCCATTCATCCGGCCCCGGTGAACACCGGAGTCCAGCTCGTCCGGACGGATTTGCCCGGTCATCCGTCGTGCCCGGCCCATGTCAGTCGCCGGACCGACGCCCAGCTCCGAACAAACGTGGCACAGGACGACGCCAAGTTCGAAATGATCGAACACTTGATGGCGGCACTCTATGCGATGGAAATCGACAATTGCATCGTCGAAATCAACGGCTGCGAACTGCCGGGACTCGACGGCAGCAGCAAACCCTTCATTGACGCCTTGGCGACCGCCGGGTTGGTGATTCAAGCCGGTGAGCGACGGCGTTTGGTGATCGACCAGGTGATCACACTGCGTGAAGGTTCCTCATGGATCTCCGCGGCACCGGTTCCGACCGGCGTCAGTCACTTCGGATACCAGTTGGTGTTCGACCAGGAAGGCGAGATCTCCAACCAATGTTACGGCTTTGCCTGCACACCGACGCGTTTCAGCCGCGATGTTGCACCGGCGCGAACGTTCGTGACCGAGAGCCAGGCCAAGGCGCTGCACGCGCGCGGCGTGGCCCAACACGTTTCCTACGAGGACTTGCTGGTCTTCGGTGCCGACGGGCCGATCGACAACAGCATCCGCTTCAAGAATGAATGCGCCCGCCACAAGGCCTTGGACTTGGTCGGCGACCTGGCCCTGGTCGGTGTCGAATTGGTCGGCAAGTTCATCTCCTATCGCGGCGGCCATCGATTGAACGGCCGGATGGCGCAAGCACTGCATGATCTGGCCGTGCAATCACAGTCGCGGAGCCAAGTCGGTTGTTTCAGCGATCGACGTCATGCCGCCTGA
- the secD gene encoding protein translocase subunit SecD: MDCFSLVQPLADVSLTAPSLLPGLLSTIDSASIAGWFGDLLSASPIAQGEAEQGISWQQYGLLAVALAVIILPFTVGGFFAKRLKMPTHATRIGFILLAITVSVTVLLNRLPDQGVDLRGGTILVYEIDPSKSNPDAEQQGNGVKSKDLVGPLTKRINPSGTREIVIRPYGDSQIEIIIPEVDQREVALIEETLKQAGILRFAIVANRTDHQRVINLAAEQAASPERAIRMSEVISDVDGSTVGRWAIVDRETTKTGDNGPFRVNIGNAIVRNPDTGEFVELPTQVRGDQVLQANWVDNNGLSGLEVLMIIDPQIDVKGEDLAFASTTFDEQGAPAVAFNLTDSGSNKFRVLTTENSPQGTRQRQLGIVMDDRLLSAPNILQPISKQGRITGNFTTEEVKALVDILKAGQLPAALTKQPIAKNQIDATLGADTIRKGVMAIGVSLMLVLVFILFYYRFAGAIACFALVLNLAMILATMVLIHQPLTLPGLAGLVLTVGMSVDANVLIFERIREEINKGAKDRMAIRNGFAKATVTIVDANLTTLFTAIVLYAIGTDQIRGFAVTLILGILYSMFTAIYMSRTLFDIAERHNKVSLGMSDMVNAMKNSVSGGGMMDFIGKGKIALAISSVLILIGIGSLVARGKTILDIDFAGGSSVQFRVSQSTTTQSIRDIVGTGIGEQDGTPVQFTVNGVTMDGADDGTVFKVDSSLVSVDDLQTRIVESFATAADTDLVTYDVSISDATGGSDTSAIDRDSNGVMLVAMQAETEAAAEDATAEDATAEDSDSPASTSEPSLTAGESAVRRISLGIGGDDTSASISGPTLIQRMKEAADELKIPLNERAIDLLPSGEGAEDWKSGSSVPFSEWKVTLPMGNQAADQVMQAVERSLGNEPVWVSSSSVGARVAGQMVGRASVALFASLMVIILYIWFRFQRVIYGFAAVAALVHDVLITLGAIAISYYVADALGFLLIDPFKISLTVVAALLTIIGYSLNDTIVVFDRIRETKGKAPRLTGEMINTSINQTLSRTLLTSITTLIVVVLLYLFGGQGIHAFAFCLVIGVLVGTYSSVFVASPILLMLVKRGEKTAEAA; the protein is encoded by the coding sequence ATGGACTGCTTTTCTCTCGTTCAGCCCCTGGCCGATGTAAGTCTGACCGCCCCGAGTCTGCTGCCCGGTCTGCTTTCGACGATCGATTCCGCTTCGATCGCGGGATGGTTCGGCGACCTGCTTTCGGCCAGCCCGATCGCTCAAGGCGAAGCCGAACAAGGTATTTCATGGCAGCAGTACGGATTGCTGGCCGTCGCACTGGCGGTGATCATCCTGCCGTTCACGGTCGGTGGATTTTTCGCCAAGCGGCTCAAGATGCCGACCCATGCCACGCGGATCGGCTTCATCCTGCTGGCGATCACGGTCAGCGTGACGGTGCTGCTCAACCGCTTGCCCGATCAAGGGGTGGACCTTCGCGGCGGCACGATTTTGGTCTACGAAATCGACCCCAGCAAAAGCAATCCGGACGCCGAACAGCAGGGCAACGGAGTCAAATCGAAGGACTTGGTCGGCCCGTTGACCAAGCGGATCAACCCCAGCGGGACGCGCGAGATCGTGATTCGCCCGTACGGTGATTCGCAAATCGAAATCATCATTCCCGAAGTCGACCAGCGCGAAGTCGCCCTGATCGAAGAGACGCTCAAGCAAGCCGGGATTCTGCGGTTTGCGATCGTCGCCAACCGCACCGACCACCAGCGGGTGATCAACCTGGCGGCCGAGCAAGCCGCGTCGCCGGAACGTGCGATTCGGATGAGCGAAGTGATCTCCGACGTCGACGGCAGCACCGTCGGCCGCTGGGCGATCGTCGACCGCGAAACCACAAAAACGGGTGACAACGGTCCGTTTCGCGTCAACATCGGCAACGCGATTGTGCGCAATCCCGACACCGGCGAGTTCGTCGAATTGCCAACACAGGTCCGCGGCGATCAAGTCTTGCAAGCCAACTGGGTCGACAACAACGGGCTTTCGGGTCTGGAAGTCCTGATGATCATCGACCCCCAGATCGACGTCAAAGGGGAAGACCTGGCCTTCGCCTCGACGACCTTTGATGAACAAGGTGCACCGGCTGTCGCGTTCAACCTGACCGACTCGGGCAGCAACAAGTTCCGCGTGCTGACGACCGAAAACTCCCCCCAGGGAACACGACAACGTCAACTCGGGATCGTGATGGACGACCGCCTGTTGTCGGCGCCGAACATTCTGCAGCCGATCAGCAAGCAAGGACGCATCACCGGGAACTTCACCACCGAAGAGGTCAAGGCGCTCGTCGATATCCTGAAAGCCGGCCAATTGCCCGCCGCGTTGACGAAGCAGCCGATCGCAAAGAATCAGATCGATGCGACGCTCGGTGCCGACACGATCCGCAAGGGCGTGATGGCGATCGGCGTGTCATTGATGCTGGTCCTCGTATTCATCCTGTTCTACTATCGGTTTGCCGGTGCGATCGCGTGCTTTGCCCTGGTGCTGAACCTGGCGATGATCTTGGCGACGATGGTGTTGATCCACCAGCCGCTGACGCTGCCCGGATTGGCCGGTCTGGTTTTGACCGTCGGTATGTCGGTCGACGCCAACGTGTTGATCTTTGAGCGGATACGCGAGGAAATCAACAAGGGCGCCAAGGACCGCATGGCGATTCGAAACGGGTTCGCCAAAGCGACCGTCACCATCGTTGACGCCAACTTGACGACGCTGTTCACCGCGATCGTGTTGTATGCGATCGGGACCGACCAGATCCGCGGCTTCGCCGTCACGTTGATCTTGGGCATCCTGTATTCGATGTTCACCGCGATCTACATGTCGCGAACCCTGTTCGACATCGCCGAACGACACAACAAAGTCTCGCTGGGCATGTCCGACATGGTCAACGCGATGAAGAACTCGGTGTCCGGTGGCGGCATGATGGACTTCATCGGCAAAGGCAAAATCGCCCTGGCGATCTCTTCGGTCCTGATTTTGATCGGCATCGGATCGCTCGTCGCTCGTGGCAAGACCATCCTGGACATCGACTTTGCCGGCGGTTCCTCGGTGCAATTCCGGGTCAGCCAATCGACCACCACGCAAAGTATTCGAGATATTGTCGGGACGGGAATCGGTGAACAAGACGGAACCCCCGTCCAGTTCACCGTCAACGGCGTGACCATGGACGGGGCGGACGACGGCACCGTCTTCAAAGTCGACTCGTCGCTGGTGTCGGTCGATGACCTGCAAACCAGGATCGTCGAATCCTTTGCCACCGCGGCGGACACCGACCTGGTCACCTACGACGTCAGCATCTCGGATGCAACCGGCGGATCCGATACCTCCGCGATCGATCGCGATTCCAACGGCGTGATGCTGGTCGCGATGCAAGCGGAAACGGAGGCGGCAGCCGAAGACGCGACCGCTGAAGACGCGACCGCTGAAGACAGTGACTCACCCGCCTCGACGTCTGAGCCTTCCTTGACCGCGGGCGAATCAGCCGTTCGCCGCATCAGTTTGGGGATCGGCGGCGACGACACGAGTGCATCGATCAGCGGTCCGACGTTGATCCAGCGGATGAAAGAAGCCGCCGACGAATTGAAGATCCCACTCAACGAACGGGCCATTGACCTGTTGCCCAGCGGCGAAGGCGCCGAGGACTGGAAGAGCGGATCGAGTGTTCCGTTTTCCGAGTGGAAAGTGACGTTGCCGATGGGCAATCAAGCCGCCGACCAGGTGATGCAAGCCGTCGAACGATCGCTCGGCAACGAACCGGTCTGGGTCAGCAGCAGCAGCGTCGGTGCACGGGTCGCCGGTCAAATGGTCGGCCGTGCCTCGGTCGCCCTGTTCGCCAGTTTGATGGTGATCATCTTGTACATCTGGTTCCGATTCCAACGCGTCATCTATGGCTTTGCCGCCGTTGCCGCTCTGGTCCACGATGTCTTGATCACGCTCGGTGCGATCGCGATCAGCTACTACGTCGCCGACGCACTCGGGTTCCTGTTGATCGACCCCTTCAAGATCAGTCTGACCGTGGTCGCGGCCCTGCTGACGATCATCGGTTACTCGCTCAACGACACGATCGTGGTCTTTGACCGGATCCGCGAAACGAAGGGCAAAGCACCACGATTGACCGGTGAGATGATCAACACCAGCATCAATCAAACGCTCAGCCGAACGTTGCTGACGTCGATCACGACGTTGATCGTGGTCGTGCTGTTGTATCTGTTCGGCGGCCAGGGCATTCATGCCTTCGCATTCTGCCTGGTCATCGGGGTCTTGGTCGGGACGTACAGTTCCGTGTTCGTGGCCAGCCCGATCCTGCTGATGCTGGTCAAGCGAGGCGAAAAAACGGCCGAAGCGGCCTGA
- a CDS encoding Gfo/Idh/MocA family oxidoreductase: MTRLRVAVIGAGHLGRIHSKLLGSVEGAQLVAISDPIEAARNNAAKLFDVPTFADYRDCIDQIDAAVIAAPTDAHAEIATNLLKAGKHLLVEKPLATTAADADKLAMLAASRRLTLQVGHVERFNPAFTALGDIGVDVKYVEAVRASRFPGRCLDVGVVMDLMIHDIDLVCSMTDAAIADVSASGIAVVSDHEDLAEARLEFACGLVANLKASRVSPTPARQMQVYGCGGFAEIDFSGPALHAVRPSESLVDRDFDLDEATDNPLGYADTLFTDHLQLETQQLESRNAILDELHDFVISIQSGISPTVSGLAGARAVTIAEKILDAIARRAWYAAAAPSEIGPLASVRRRIEAPSRLRKAA; the protein is encoded by the coding sequence ATGACACGTTTGCGCGTAGCCGTCATCGGGGCCGGCCATCTGGGACGAATTCACTCCAAGCTTCTCGGCAGCGTCGAGGGTGCCCAACTGGTGGCGATCAGCGATCCGATCGAGGCGGCCAGAAACAATGCGGCAAAACTTTTTGACGTCCCGACGTTTGCCGACTACCGCGACTGCATCGATCAAATCGATGCCGCCGTCATCGCCGCCCCCACCGATGCGCACGCCGAGATCGCAACGAACCTGTTGAAGGCCGGCAAGCACTTGCTGGTCGAAAAGCCGCTGGCGACCACCGCCGCCGACGCCGACAAACTGGCGATGCTGGCCGCCTCGCGCCGGCTGACCTTGCAAGTCGGCCACGTCGAACGATTCAACCCCGCGTTCACCGCGTTGGGAGATATCGGTGTCGACGTGAAGTACGTGGAAGCCGTCCGCGCCTCGCGCTTTCCCGGCCGCTGCCTGGACGTCGGCGTCGTGATGGACCTGATGATCCATGACATCGACCTGGTTTGTTCGATGACCGACGCAGCCATCGCCGATGTCTCCGCCAGCGGGATCGCGGTCGTCAGCGACCACGAGGACTTGGCCGAAGCGCGTCTCGAATTCGCCTGCGGTCTGGTCGCGAACTTGAAAGCGTCGCGGGTCAGCCCCACGCCGGCGCGTCAGATGCAAGTCTACGGTTGTGGCGGATTCGCCGAAATCGATTTCTCCGGACCGGCCCTGCACGCGGTGCGGCCGAGCGAGTCGCTGGTCGATCGCGATTTTGACTTGGACGAAGCCACCGACAATCCACTCGGCTATGCCGACACCTTGTTCACCGACCATCTGCAGTTGGAGACCCAGCAGCTGGAATCGCGGAATGCGATCCTGGACGAGCTGCATGACTTTGTGATCAGTATCCAATCGGGAATCTCACCGACGGTCAGCGGACTGGCCGGTGCCCGAGCCGTCACGATCGCCGAAAAGATTCTCGACGCGATCGCCCGGCGGGCCTGGTACGCCGCAGCCGCCCCGTCGGAAATCGGCCCCCTGGCCAGTGTCCGCCGACGCATCGAAGCGCCCAGCCGACTGCGAAAAGCCGCCTAA
- the lpxA gene encoding acyl-ACP--UDP-N-acetylglucosamine O-acyltransferase: MSVVIAQTAVVDPRAQLGNGVRIGHFSVIGPHAKIGDGTLIEEHVVITGHSTIGEDNHIFQGTVIGAHPQDTSYKDAPTKVVIGDNNVFREHCTVNRATEKEDGLTEIGHDNYFMAGTHVAHDCKVGDRIVIANNGMLGGHVRVGNDVTIAGGVGVSHFASVGQLSFVSAMSRVLHDVPPYTIVDGQPTKPRAVNTIGLKRHGYTSEDIAVLTQAFKLLYRARVGVDKAREIVYSQGPIRPVIKHLFDCVDRSCNGRHGRGQDQRSKKAA; encoded by the coding sequence ATGAGTGTTGTCATCGCTCAAACAGCCGTCGTTGATCCGCGAGCTCAGCTAGGGAACGGCGTTCGAATCGGCCATTTTTCGGTGATCGGGCCGCATGCGAAAATCGGCGACGGCACGCTGATCGAAGAACACGTCGTCATCACCGGACATTCGACGATCGGCGAAGACAACCACATCTTCCAAGGCACCGTGATCGGGGCGCATCCCCAAGACACCAGCTACAAAGACGCGCCGACAAAAGTCGTGATCGGCGACAACAACGTTTTCCGCGAACACTGCACCGTCAACCGTGCGACGGAAAAGGAAGACGGCCTGACCGAGATCGGGCACGACAATTATTTCATGGCCGGCACCCACGTCGCCCACGACTGCAAAGTCGGTGACCGGATCGTGATCGCCAACAACGGCATGTTGGGCGGCCACGTTCGCGTCGGAAACGATGTCACCATCGCGGGTGGCGTCGGCGTGTCGCACTTCGCCAGCGTCGGACAACTGAGTTTTGTCAGCGCGATGAGCCGGGTGCTGCACGATGTCCCGCCCTACACGATCGTCGACGGCCAGCCGACCAAACCGCGAGCGGTCAATACGATCGGCTTGAAACGACACGGTTACACCAGCGAGGACATCGCGGTGCTGACCCAGGCGTTCAAGTTGTTGTATCGGGCACGCGTCGGCGTCGACAAGGCTCGTGAGATCGTTTATTCGCAAGGCCCGATCCGGCCCGTCATCAAACACCTTTTTGATTGTGTCGATCGTTCGTGCAACGGACGCCACGGACGCGGTCAAGACCAACGGAGCAAGAAAGCAGCATGA
- a CDS encoding sugar phosphate isomerase/epimerase family protein: MKLSRRDVLSASAGLLSLTACPSVFALSESKRKFTVDLRWGSIGVKANQNEAIELAAKHGFESVAAAPHDLAKLSDAESEALVNDLKAKGLVWGSSGLPVDFRKDEAKFKSDLAALPALAAALRRAGVDRMGTWISPCHDELTYVANFKQHADRLRECAKILKDHGLRLGLEYVGTSTLRNSKRFPFLHTMRETAELHSAIGVDNMGFVLDSWHWYTAGETADDIRSLNPQQIVGCDLNDAPTGLAVDEQIDNRRELPAATGVIDVKSFLQALIDVGYDGPVRAEPFNQDLNKLDNDAACAATSKAIHQAIAQVG; encoded by the coding sequence TGCCCCTCCGTGTTCGCTTTGTCCGAGTCGAAACGCAAGTTCACCGTCGACCTTCGCTGGGGCAGCATCGGCGTCAAAGCGAACCAGAACGAAGCGATCGAGTTGGCGGCAAAACATGGCTTTGAGTCTGTCGCCGCCGCGCCCCACGATTTGGCCAAGTTGTCCGATGCCGAAAGCGAAGCGTTGGTCAATGACTTGAAAGCGAAAGGCCTGGTGTGGGGCTCCTCGGGGCTGCCCGTCGATTTCCGCAAGGACGAGGCGAAATTCAAGAGTGATCTGGCCGCCTTGCCCGCCCTGGCCGCCGCACTGCGCCGCGCCGGTGTCGACCGGATGGGCACCTGGATCTCGCCATGCCATGACGAATTGACCTACGTCGCCAATTTCAAACAACACGCCGATCGGCTTCGCGAGTGCGCCAAAATCTTAAAAGACCACGGGCTGCGATTGGGGCTTGAATACGTCGGCACGTCGACGTTGCGTAACTCCAAACGATTTCCGTTCCTGCACACCATGCGGGAAACGGCGGAACTGCATTCAGCCATCGGCGTGGACAACATGGGCTTCGTGCTCGATTCCTGGCACTGGTACACCGCCGGCGAAACCGCCGACGACATTCGCTCGTTGAATCCGCAGCAGATCGTCGGCTGTGATTTGAATGATGCGCCCACGGGACTGGCCGTCGACGAACAGATCGACAACCGACGTGAGCTACCCGCGGCGACCGGAGTGATCGACGTGAAGTCCTTCCTGCAGGCCTTGATCGATGTCGGCTACGACGGCCCCGTTCGCGCCGAACCCTTCAATCAAGACCTCAACAAGCTGGACAACGATGCCGCCTGTGCGGCCACGTCCAAGGCCATCCACCAAGCGATCGCACAAGTGGGGTAA
- a CDS encoding OmpH family outer membrane protein, giving the protein MRTVRHQVCGIAIGLATVLAPCLMTGTASAQDSAPHRVAVVDVAYIFKNHPGIKVQVANVEGDLKAYDAELKQKREQLQNTAAKLKTLSPGSPEYAQLEEQLASMDSKLRLDMARKRKELADAEAKIYFDNYQQIAAGVKFLANHYKINLVLRYNSEEMNQAQGESVIRGVMKNIVYHDAALDMTPGVMQYLDKVIKTDPAIAGRNGTSQRQ; this is encoded by the coding sequence GTGCGAACCGTTCGCCATCAAGTCTGTGGAATTGCCATCGGATTGGCAACTGTGTTGGCCCCGTGTCTGATGACCGGTACTGCGTCTGCACAGGATTCGGCTCCTCACCGCGTTGCGGTCGTGGACGTCGCGTACATCTTTAAAAATCACCCGGGCATCAAGGTCCAGGTGGCGAACGTCGAAGGCGACCTGAAAGCCTACGATGCAGAGCTGAAACAAAAGCGTGAACAGCTGCAGAACACCGCTGCAAAGCTGAAGACGTTGTCGCCGGGTTCGCCCGAGTACGCTCAATTGGAAGAGCAACTGGCGAGCATGGATTCAAAACTCCGTCTCGACATGGCTCGCAAACGCAAAGAGCTGGCCGACGCGGAAGCCAAGATCTACTTTGACAACTATCAACAGATCGCCGCGGGCGTGAAGTTCTTGGCCAACCACTACAAGATCAACTTGGTGCTTCGTTACAACAGCGAAGAAATGAATCAGGCTCAAGGCGAATCGGTCATCCGTGGCGTGATGAAGAACATCGTGTATCACGATGCCGCTTTGGACATGACCCCGGGCGTCATGCAGTACCTGGACAAGGTGATCAAGACCGATCCGGCGATCGCCGGCCGCAACGGCACCTCGCAACGCCAGTAG